The Papaver somniferum cultivar HN1 unplaced genomic scaffold, ASM357369v1 unplaced-scaffold_138, whole genome shotgun sequence genome has a window encoding:
- the LOC113335131 gene encoding uncharacterized protein LOC113335131, whose translation MWRKAKLMQSLGLQEEKRIRMLSMHKIVNTTAGRNTSLEQISESASLQDSNVRVGIEQGSSPGVNSGVVSVVAGYKKEVIHNAVDSSKADFLGSKFTWSNRQSGVHIILCKLDRALINEAWLIKYENWRCKALPREVSEHSTLIGFPFVNTRPKRAPFRVQKMWFAHSDFMRMVSDCWNAPVTGSPAFIFPFKLKRLKAVMKDWNLHVFGNIFAKLKQSELTMEVALRISDEDPEDITKLNSAKEASVILQEIRSHHVTMLKQKSRNKWLLEGASNTSFFHANIRMRRSSNMISELVDDNGVVITDCDQIRDYTVSFFESKFNGDELPIDEELFNYDHNIISVEDSQRMDEIPSMEEIKNAVFDLGGDSAPGPDGFSGCFYRHCWDVVQYDLVRAITYCWQRQIIPHGANFSLIILLSKVRGANTLRNFRPVGLKVFRRYGFSQSWCSWILAILNSARISILLNGSPEGFFKINRGLRQGNMKSLHNLLALLGKYQSASGQTICRQKSKIYYGGGSLSRCGTITNLLGMEVTTFPDRYLGVQIMHGAVKYRHICNVIEKIKNQLSVWKGKLLSFQDKVVLINLVIANYAIHNMAVYKWPRKFVQQAERVIRNFLWSGDAEVARKFVVGYPKVCCPLKEGGLGITSMVVTNKALLMKLYGGVFVLLTRNGLVSYGRNLLLSRVV comes from the exons ATGTGGAGGAAAGCAAAGCTGATGCAAAGTTTAGGGCtacaagaagaaaagagaatacgCATGCTATCCATGCATAAAATTGTGAATACTACAGCTGGGAGGAATACTTCTTTAGAACAAATTTCTGAATCCGCTTCTCTTCAGGACTCTAATGTCCGTGTTGGTATTGAACAAGGAAGTTCACCAGGAGTGAACTCTGGCGTTGTTTCGGTAGTTG CTGGTTATAAGAAGGAAGTTATTCATAATGCTGTTGATTCGTCTAAAg ctgattttttgggttctaaattcacTTGGTCTAATAGGCAATCTGGTGTTCATATAATCCTTTGTAAGCTGGATAGAGCTTTGATTAATGAGGCATGGCTTATTAAGTAtgagaattggaggtgtaaagctcttccccgTGAAGTTTCCGAACATTCTACTCTTATTGGCTTTCCTTTTGTTAATACTAGACCGAAACGAGCTCCTTTTAGAGTTCAAAAGATGTGGTTTGCTCATTCTGATTTCATGAGAATGGTAAGTGATTGTTGGAATGCACCGGTTACAGGATCtcctgcttttatttttcctttcaagctCAAGAGGTTAAAAGCTGTTATGAAGGATTGGAATTTACATGTTTTTGGCAATATTTTTGCTAAGCTAAAACAATCTGAATTGACTATGGAAGTGGCTCTTCGTATTTCGGATGAGGATCCAGAGGATATAACTAAGCTGAATTCGGCCAAGGAGGCTTCAGTTATTCTTCAGGAAATTCGTTCTCATCATGTTACTATGCTAAAGCAAAAATCACGTAATAAATGGCTTTTGGAGGGAGCTAGTAATACTTCTTTCTTTCATGCTAATATCAGAATGCGCAGGAGTAGTAATATGATTTCGGAGTTGGTGGATGATAATGGGGTTGTTATTACTGATTGTGATCAAATTAGAGACTATACGGTTTCTTTTTTTGAGTCAAAGTTTAATGGTGATGAGTTGCCTATTGATGAGGAGCTTTTTAATTATGATCATAACATCATCTCGGTGGAGGATAGTCAGAGAATGGATGAAATTCCTTCTATGGAGGAGATTAAGAATGCTGTTTTTGATTTGGGTGGGGATAGTGCGCCAGGGccggatggtttctctggttgttttTATAGGCATTGTTGGGACGTGGTGCAATATGACCTTGTCAGAGCTATCACGTACTGTTGGCAGCGGCAAATCATTCCTCATGGTGCTAATTTTAGTCTTATTATTCTTCTTTCCAAGGTTAGAGGAGCCAACACTCTTCGAAACTTTCGGCCtgttggtctta AGGTTTTTCGAAGGTATGGTTTCTCTCAAAGTTGGTGTTCTTGGATTTTGGCTATTCTTAACTCAGCaaggatttctattcttcttaatggaagtCCAGAGGGTTTCTTCAAAATCAATAGAGGTCTTCggcaag gcaatatGAAGAGTCTGCATAACCTTCTTGCTTTACTTGGTAAATACCAAAGTGCCTCGGGCCAAACTATctgtcgtcaaaagagtaagatttattatggtggtggttctttgaGTCGCTGTGGGACTATCACTAATTTACTGGGGATGGAAGTTACTACTTTTCCGGACaggtatttgggagttcaaattatgcATGGAGCAGTTAAGTATCGTCACATTTGTAATGTGATAGAGAAAATTAAGAATCAACTTTCGGTTTGGAAAGGTAAattactttcttttcaagataaagTTGTTCTTATCAATTTAGTGATAGCGAATTATGCTattcacaacatggcggtgtacaaaTGGCCTAGAAAATTTGTTCAACAGGCTGAAAGAgttattcgtaattttctttggtcgggtGATGCTGAAGTTGCAAGGAAATTTGTTGTTGGATATCCAAAGGTTTGTTGTCCATTGAAGGAAGGGGGTCTTGGTATAACCAGCATGGTTGTTACTAATAAGGCTCTTCTAATGAAGCTCTAtggtggagtattcgttcttctaacaagaaatgggctcgtttCTTATGGGCGAAATTTACTACTAAGCAGGGTAGTATAA
- the LOC113335132 gene encoding uncharacterized protein LOC113335132, producing MSRGFFTIKLRTQSAKDTILNAEAWFFRNQKLNLIEWFPGFDAEKQRTSHASVWVTFPGFKPLEFWTEKTLLSLAKSLGTPIVVDRRTLEHEYGHFASVLVDIDFSEAATDAIHITVGGLDFWQAVAIQKIPKYCSKCKLIGHNDKECRKKSKETSERQPLVTNQSHETGEAQLVMNNKVGGEWKVSRRKKKGKKKDTNSLEVIHDDEEAFVGDVVDEEFAAKLVKLSSWRLLCHKPKLILNLSMLNWRELNKHRLQNQPYY from the coding sequence ATGAGTAGAGGTTTCTTTACCATCAAGTTACGCACGCAATCAGCCAAAGATACGATTTTGAATGCTGAAGCTTGGTTTTTTAGAAACCAAAAGTTAAACCTAATTGAATGGTTTCCTGGTTTTGATGCTGAGAAGCAACGCACATCTCATGCTTCGGTGTGGGTTACTTTTCCAGGGTTTAAACCATTGGAGTTTTGGACAGAAAAAACGTTATTGTCTCTTGCAAAATCGTTAGgaactcctattgtggttgatagaAGAACTCTTGAAcatgaatatggtcactttgcttcagttttggtggatattgatttttctGAAGCGGCTACTGATGCTATACATATCACGGTggggggtttggatttttggcaaGCTGTTGCGatccaaaaaattccaaaatattgttccaagtgcaagCTAATTGGTCATAATGATAAGGAGTGTAGAAAAAAATCCAAGGAAACTTCTGAGCGTCAACCTTTGGTTACCAATCAATCTCACGAAACTGGTGAAGCGCAACTTGTGATGAATAACAAGGTTGGTGGTGAATGGAAAGTTTCTAGGcgtaagaaaaaaggaaaaaagaaggatACAAACAGCTTGGAGGTtattcatgatgatgaagaagcttTTGTTGGGGACGTGGTTGATGAGGAGTTTGCTGCTAAGCTGGTGAAGCTAAGCAGTTGGAGGCTGTTATGTCACAAGCCAAAGTTGATTTTGAATCTGTCTAtgttgaattggcgagaactaaacAAGCACAGGCTTCAAAATCAGCCGTATTATTGA